The DNA segment aaatgtGAATATCAAATGAGATTTTAGTGATATGATATAGACAATGAAAGCTTGGTATAAAAATCATGTGTTAATTAATTAGTTGTAAGAACCCTAATCCACGAAAAACCcttttattatttcaatttttggCACTTGTGTTTCCGAGTTTCCCTTTTCGGGAATTACGTTATACCAAATCACTCGTCACAGCATAAATTTTGTATCCTAGCATTGAATGCACAATTACATGCCACTCCTTCTATCTTTTTCTCtcactctctttctctctcactctcactctctttctctctcacaCCAATACCAATAGATCACCAATGCCGCTACACAGTCTCAGATAAAACTGCAAATTCTTGTGTGAGTGAGAATCATGAGCGGAGAAGAGAGCAAGGGTTCTGCTTTTCTGGGAACCAACACCCCTTATTCAGGTTACTTTTCGCtcatcactttctctctcctggtgTTTCACTATCTGGGGTTTTACGTTTTTTAGTATGTAAAAAAAAACCATGAACTTTAACgtttttttactttgttttctgTTGTATTTCCATTAAATAAATCGTGGGTGTTCTTCAGTTCACAATGTAGGttataaaagtttcatttttggTCATTTGCATTATtgctttggtggtttgtgtagCTGGGTGCTTTTACAAACCTGTTTTCATCAAACAACTGTTGGAAAAATGGGAAATTTGTAAAGCTAAATGGTTTTTCTTTGAAGCCACACTTGGctagttatataaaaattaaattttttttctactttcctcattttttttctactttcctcattttttttaatgttttcccTAAAAGCAGTTCTGGGCTATGTGGATAAATCCCTTAAATCCCGTAGGTGGTTGTACAAGTGTATCATACAGATTTTCTCCCTAGGTTGAGACATCTCTTTTCATTATGTATATATGCATGTCCCAGGTTGTGCCTCTAGTGAATCTCTCTGATCACGGATTACCAATTTCTCCACTGAATAGTTCGGTTGCTAGCTCCAAGTTTTACTGATATTATCTGACGATTTTGTAACTTTAATTTCAATCGTTGAATTGTTAATGCAGTTGATAGTTGTCCTGAGTCGTTTCAATCTTTTATCTTCGACAAGCTTTTCTTTTTATCAAAGGTAGACCATAGAAATATGGTTAATTGATTTGTGACTGTTGTTATTCCGAAGGCAAAATGTTGTTCGTTTTTATGCCTGCCACTTGTGTTGGCGCCCCGCTCATTACATTGACAAATTAGGAATGGGAAATGGAAGTGTGTTTAGCTGGGTGTGCTGTCCAATtcataataatgataataataataatgcagCTGGAATTGAAGTGTACGAACTGTATTAGAGGTTAATGCAGATGAGAATTCAGTTTTTTAATATTCAGGATGCATGTTGATGGATCAATTACTACCAGGTTGTTGTTATTGTTGCATTATTTTGAGTTAATGTTTGGTTTGTAAAACTATATGTTAAACACACTATAATGGTTTATTTCTCTTCTGGCTTGCACCTTCTGCATATATTATTGTagtcttttctttttgtaaaCGTATTAGATATTTTTGGCAGGTGATAAATATAGTGTTTAATTCACAAGAGGACAGTCATGCATATTGCAaatttgttaaatatatttCCATACAAATCGTGTTGAACTTCATTTATCGGCAGAACTTTAGACACATAATGAAGTTCAAGCTAACAATGTTGTATTTCTCCACAGGTTTTCTTCTTGACCCTGCAAAATGGGGTGTGCTGAGTTTGCCTGAAAAACAAAGACTAGTCCATGAGATTGCTCGACAGTCAAAAGATGCCTCTAATTTGCTTCAGACATTTACACGCAGGGAACTTCTAGAAATAATCTGTGCTGAATTAGGCAAAGAGAGGAAGTACACAGGCTATACCAAGAGTCAAATGATAGAACATCTTCTGAAGATAATTTCTAAGAACTCTAACTTGCATGTCATCGGAAATATGCCTGCTCCTACCAGAAGTTGCATTGGAtctaaaaggaaaaagaaaccTGCATCTGAGGATTTACAACAAGCTCCTCTAGAGAACATTAAAGAGGAAATAGTAAAAACCTTTTTGTGTCAAAATGTTGCATGCAAAGCTACATTGAATCCAGAAGATtctttttgcaagagatgttctTGTTGCATATGTCATTGCTATGATGATAACAAGGATCCTAGTTTGTGGTTGACCTGCAGCTCCGATCTTCCCAATGAAGAGTCATGTGGAATGTCCTGTCATTTGCAATGTGCTTTGAGTAATCAAATGTCTGGCATTTTGAAGGGTAGTTGTGGTATTAAGTTAGATGGAGCCTTCTGTTGTGTTTCTTGTGGAAAAAGTAATGAACTGATGAAGTAAGTTGGTTATATACATTTGTTATTCCCGCATTCAAAAGTACAATATGCATTAGATAATTATATGCATTCATTATTCGAATTTTTATCACTCACTCATAAACCCTATTAATAACTTGTCATCTGTTCACGTTATTGGGAAAACTGATTAACAAAAGAAATGTTATCACAAAGTTTCATATTAGTTGTCTGCTGCAGTGTAAGGTGGCTCTTGTAAGATacagttttgatttttttttaatggatGTTTGGATTTTACAGGACATGGAGAAAGCAATTATTGGTTGCCAGAGAAGCGAGAAGAATGGATATACTGTCTTTGCGAATATCCCTGGCTCACAGAATTCTTGTAGGAACAGAAATGTACAAGGAACTGCAAAAGATTGTAGAATCTGCTCTCAAATTACTGGAGAATGAAGTGGGATCACTTGATCATGTATATGCGAGGATGACACGGGGAATTGTAAGCAGGCTTTCGTGTGGTGCTGAGGTTCAGAGATTGTGCTCTACTGCAATTGAATGTTTTGATTCAAATTTTTCTGACCTTCTCTCTGTTTGTGTGGAAAAGAAAGATGCACCAAGTAAgctttttattgtatttttaatgGTCATTTTATTGAAAATGCCAGGCAGAACCAGAATCTTGATTTTCATGATAAAATACAGTAATCTTGAAATTTTGGTTCCAGAATAATATGACGACTCTCTCAATATGGAGGAATAAAGGGAAGaactaaataattttacattttcagTTTCTCTTCAATATGGAGATTTCAGTGCTTTACACATTGGCAAGTCTCATTCCATGGTAGACAATGATTGAGATGAATGAGAATATGAAGTTGCATTTCTTCCATATGATCATATGTATATGACAGCATGAGAGatgataaaataaatcaattgaACCATTAAACAATGTTGTTTTGGCTGATGCTTATTTCCGTTTCACCTTATTTTTCTGTAGAAAAAAAGAGGATACAATGAAAAGAATACTCTCCGGAGTGATTATTATATAGTCCTGTTTTTCATATGGCCCATAAACATTCCTCTGCATGCATTTTATAGGCGGGAGTATCATTACCTGAAAGCAGCACTGGCTTTTTTTCCTGCATTACTAAATTTTGCTTTAAGTTACCCACGCTGAATTGACTTTTCTTGTGACTTTATTGGGCAGCATGTTCAATTCGTTTTGAAGAGTGTCTTCCTACTTCAGTGGTTATCGTGCTCGAGTACAATGACAAACTTTTAAAGAACTTTCTAGGCTGCAGGCTTTGGCACCGAGTATCAACAACAGACTACCCTGAACAACCCACCTTCATTTTCTTGAGGCCAGAGAAAAGATTCAAGCTAGAAAACCTCCATCCTTCAACTGAGTACTTTTGCAAGGCTTCTCTGTTCAGCAGCACAGGGATTTTGGGTGCTGCAGAAGCTAAATGGGTGACCCAGTGTGAGCCCACCAATTCTGCAAAAGCTATAGCTTGTGGCGGAAATCGATTTCGATGGTCACCGCAGAGATCCTCAGGTACAGGAGTGGAAATGTGTGCACAGGACCATATAACCACAGAGTCTGCCAATTCTGACATGAAGTTATCATCTCGACAACATCCTGGGAAACCCATCATTTTGAATATCAGGGGCAGGTTTGAAGAGTTCCTCTCCAAGCCTCAGTCGCTAGAGcctttttcatataaaaatctTGCTGCAGTTTCACCTTCCACACCTTCTAAATCTTATGAAATGAGGCAAATTCCTGGTTTGAATTCTAGAAAGCGGTCGAAGGAAAATGACTACGAGTATTCTGTGAGGGTGGTGAAATGGTTGGAGCATCTAGGCCACATAGATGAAATCTTCAGAGTAAGATTTCTGACTTGGTTCAGCCTTAAGGCTACTCAACAGGAGAGAAGGGTGGTTAGTGCTTTTGTTGATGCATTGATTGACGACCCAGCAAGCTTAGCAGACCAGCTCATACACACTTTCAGTGATGAAATATGTTGCGAGCAAAAACCCTTGTGAGGATGTGTTCTACACTAAATACTTCTGAGCACTGAAAGATTGGAAAGAAAGTTTGTTATGCTTTGTGGGAGTTATAGGGACAGTCCATGGATGAGGTTTTTTCAAGTCTTCATTTCTTCTTCCTGCAGGAAGTAGTTTAAGGTCTTTATACCATTTAGTTTCCATTACGTACTACTGCTCACTGGACTCATTGTTGGATTATATCACATATCCCCACAAAAGCGCTCTACCTTAAATTTCTCCTCACATTCTATTACTTATCTAACAATGGATATGACTTAGGGTGTGcttgtttttcattttagtCACATTCTAACTTACTTTCCAACACAAACCGTAAAAGGAACATAGACGATGGATTGGTGTTTAGTTGGAAGCAACTACAGAAGAAATACTCTAAAAAGAAAGTAGTAAGATCGTCAATAGTGAAATTGAGTGcggttttaaattattataacaaaatttatactaaatataaaaatactgggaaaacaacgaaaaatccaaaattaaagCAACTCGTAAATGTCAAGGTTTACCTACGCAATCCCTATTAATCTAAAGAAAAAAGACTTGTTAATGtaataataagtaaaaaattACGAAAATATGAGTAAAGGGAACATAAATTTGATAAGAAATTGGAGAGGTAAACCACTAAATCCAACAGAGTGGAACATTAAATTTTGACCAATACTGCATCCGTTAATAACGCTCCGCTATTTGGAAACCTTACTGCCCAAGCCATCTCGCCATGGCACACCTATTAACCTGTATGATTGTgtttgattaaaattaaaattcatttacGATAACATGAACTTGGAACTAcagtgtttttatttttgtttgctATTCTCCGAATTCGTTCACTCACAGTTAAGTCATTACAAATGATTTTGCCTTATTTTTTTTCCGATATTGAAGGGTGGAAAAAATTGTATTCCCAAAAAAGATAAcgtaagaaatatttttttcaaccaCTTAAATTCTACTTTAACtcttatttttcattctaattattttaaattttataaacattctttaaaatgataaaatatatgCTAACAATTTTTAAGAATACTCCCGAAAATAATATTCCTAATAATGATAtcattaaaaatgtaatttataagGATTTCATCTTCTCTAAATATCAATACCTTGTAGTAGTAATACAAACAAGATTAACATGGGTAAAAAATTGTGAAAGACGCAAATGTGATGTTAGTGATGGTGAAAGTctaatttgaaaaacatttcCATAATACCCTTAGCGGCCCATTAGATGCTCACTGCATCACAATATAGACAGGAATATAGCACTTGAGTAAAAGCATTTGATTGTAATTTCAACACGTATCAGCGCTCCACATGTGATTATAATTTTGCAGTTTCTACTTTCTAGCCAAATGATgcatggattttttttatctgcaCCAGTACATTTTTAGATAGTACAAAATCAATTGGACGTCAACTGATCAAACCGTGCCATGTACCAAATACATCCCTAAAACTTTCTCACGTTTGTGTATTAGTTAGTACAAACAGTACCGCCAAATAGCTGACCTCCTTGACATTAATCTATGAAGTGACTTCAGAtgatttatttagttttttcaCTGGCTGGAAATTCATTTCTCTGTAACATCATGATGGGCCCTTCATGAATCAGCTGTCATCATACATTTTCTGCATCATTGGCAGCTTCATTGAATGCAGCAGCCAAGTACTCAGCAAGGCTTGGTTCAGAACTGGACTTGACAGAAGCAGCAGATGATCCCTCTCCTATTGTACTCTTTGATTTTGAAATCCAGGGTTTTACTTTCTCAGGTATATGTGAAGTATGTAAAGAACCAGTAATTGCCTCCCATATTTTAGGCTCTAAACGGTTCCACGGATCTTCAACCATGGAGCTCTTGTAAAATCGATTGGGACCAGGACCTGCGTTTTCATTGGACCAACGACCATGAAAATTTGGTCCTCGTCCACTACCCTGTTCTGAAACAGAGCTGCGAGGGTTGTGCCATATACCCCTGCCTCGCGCTTGACCAGGGCTAGGACTGTAACAAGGTCTAGGACTGCTCCTGTATCCAGGAGAAGGATTGGAACTGTAACTGGGCCTAGGACTGTTCCTGTATCCTGGAGAAGGATTGGGACCGTAACTGGGCCTAGGACTGTTCCTGTATCCTGGAGAAGGATTGGGACTGTAACTGGGCCTAGGACTGTCCCAATCTCCTGCGGAAGGATTCGGACTGTAACTGGGCCTAGGACTGTTCCAGTCTCCCGGAGAAGGATTCGGACTGTAACTGGGCCTAGGACTGTTCCTGTATCCTGGAGAAGGATTAATACTGTAACTGGGCTGGTGAGCTATACCCTGCAGTGCAGAGTTATATAATGGACCACCTGATGGTTCGAATCTAGGATTTGGATATCTACCACCACTTGGTGGATGGAATAGGAAGTTATCGTGAGCAGGACCTCTAGGTCCACTCAAATCCAGGTTTCTATATGCTGCTGCTGATACTTGAAAGGGAGGCAGAGTCATCTGTGGATTTGTTGATTCTGTTATATCAATCAATGAATAACAATTGTCATTGAGGAAAAGACAAGGTAAATCTAGATAGTAGAGTACACGAGAAATTCGAGGTAGTTAAAACTAAAGAACATATAAAACTAACTAAAAAGCAATGCTGCATACCTTCAGTCAaccattattaaataaaaatggaCCAGAGAAACTTCTCATAGGTTAAAGAGTAGCATGAAGTTTTGGTCCTTGAAAGATTGGGACTGCGTCATTTGAATCatccaaaaatatttaaattaccATATAAATTGGTACctttaaaaaatccaaattggACTCCACCAAATCCTTTAGGCTACATTGATATTACATAATCTTCGGAAGACTAGATTTCCTACTTGATTGAGTCAAATTTCAAAACGGTGTAGATTGTTGTCAATTGATGCAAATAATCTTCTGAAAACTTTTTCAATGTAAAAAATCAACATTTGAAGGGTAAACAACATATCAGGCTACTTGCTAAATAGGTGTCAAAGGGGAAGGGTGTTGAGGGATTGTAAAGTCCTCATTTCATTATGCATGGACGTAGTATAAGTAATATTCACCATAAATCAGGCTTATTATCTTAGTGCTACATGAATCTACAAGACTGAGTGGATAGCTACTTATACAAATCAAATTAAAGGATACCAACGTCAGTTAAACAGTAACTGATAAACATATCAGTACCTGGATGTGGTGATGAATATTGTGCCATAAGAGAACCACCAACATTTGGAGGGAAACTATCTGGTGCAGCCTGGATACTGGTATTGTTCCTTTTGTTAGAAGAGAAGGCACTCATCGGATCTGTATAAAAGTCAAACCTTGGAGCAGCATATGATTTATCCCCTGATGGCATAGATAAAGGAGTTTCAATCAGGGGATTTGAGAGAGAACCGGGCATCGCAAAACCTTCCACACCACCAGAAACTTCAGCATGATCAGCTTGTGTGCGCATTTCTCTCAGCCTTTTCTTCCTCTGCTCTGAATCCTCCATGTAACCTGAGAATCCAAAGGGTAATTACAGCCACAATATGAATAGGCAATAATAGCCGCCATAAAATTTGTCACAAACACAAACTAAAATCACTGCTCGAAACAGCAAAATCAATAAGCAAAACAAACAACTCAAAAAACTGTTAATTTTGTAGGTAAATAGTACCTTGTCATAtcccaaatttttatttaaagcaCCCTTTACCTATTTCAGAAAATGCATCAGACAGCACTGGTCAAAATTTGAACCATTTCACTCCAAACACTGGATAGTAAATCACAACATAGATTAACAAACACATGCAAGACTACCTTCAAGAACTACAAATATTTCTGCACAGTGGGAAATATCTTGTAAAGGAGAACAATCATTAAGCCAGTTAACTGCAAACTAATGAGTATGAAATTGCCAAAAGTCAAACTTTAACGAGCTAACAAACGTTGAGTCAAAACTCAAACTCAAACCAAATTCTGATAAGCCTGTTCACGGATCAGGTCCAGCATAAAAACTGAACCAAACTGCTTATTCTTGAAGAATAAAATCAAACTGAGTTCTTGATTCagtaaatcatttttaattcaTAAAGTGGATCTTGTTCTATAAACCTGTTTAAAACCACTGAACCGGTTTTAGCATTGTGAACTGGTTCTGACTAGTTCCCAAACcacttcaaaaatatatttctccCAGTGTAAAAACAGTTCAagaatcctttttttttatgaacaGTTCAAGAATTGCTCTTTTGCCTATATCCACAGTTCAAAAGAACCTTTACCCAACATACAGAAGAATATTGTAAAAATAGTGTAATAATAATCAAACGGCCAAGGACAAGACTGCTGAACATGATGGTAAACTTTATTCTGCCTTCATTATTAATAACAAAGGTAACATGCGCACCATTCACATTATAAAACATTTATGCCAGGAAAAGATACCATAGTTATCAATCCTCAAAAGTGAAGTAGAATGTTAGGCCCAAATCACTTTAGTGGGATGACCACTATTTTGAGGATGATAGATACAAGATAAGTAATTTATTGTATACATTATAAAcggaaaaattaaaaaagagaaCTTGTAAATGTAAGGGGTTGAAACCTATAAACATAGGAATGTTGTATAGTTAAAAGAAGCAATCAAGACTGAAGAAGTGAGTAACAGAGCAACTAAAAAGAGAGTATGAAGAGTTAATCTAACAGGAAACGAAGTTCCTAACTTTTACAAACAGAACATTTTAAAGAAGTTGAATTTAGACTGTgtgcaaaataaaaatatactcaGTTGCAATATATTTATTCTCgattataaaaacaacttatgaATCTTACTTTTGCAAATAACCAATGTTATCAAGACCATATTAAGCATAACTGGAGGTCTACCCGTCTCACACCATGCCATGAATCAACTCTTCCCAAAAGTTTGAGCATTTGGGCAAAGGAAAATGAATGGTTATACATAAGCACGGCAAAAGAGGGAAAATATTTACTAGTTCACTTTCGGTCTATGAGGCTCGGACATACCTCTTAAATGGCGTATCCGTGTCGGACACTCGTAAAACACTTGTAGGACACATATCCATGAAGtgtataattcaaaaaatatttgttagatttctaacAATTCTAGAACGGTTATAAcgcaattttaaaaaggagaaataaaaaTCTTTTTGAATCAGACATAAGAAACAACTTTCTACTACAAAAGAATACTGAACATAGTTCTGcacaaatctttattatcaatttatataattcataattataatatatatatataagtgtgTCCCTATATCCTACATTTTATtgattatacgtatctccgtGTTCATGTCCATGTCGTATCAATGTCCGTGTCAGTGTTTGTGCTACATAGCTTTCAATATAAAAGAGACTATGTACCTTTCAAAAGATTAATAGATAACATCCTGTAAAAATTGCAATAAGAACAACTAAATTAACAATCAATTGATCAAAATTACAATTGAAACTTCAATTCAAGTTCATTAGAACTAAAAATCACCTTGCTGGAACCTACAGAACTAGGTCACGCTGACTATGAGAAGAAGAGTCTTAATATCAGGTAAAATCAAATAGAGGgtaaaagtaacaataactgCAACCTCAAACTGAATTTTATAGCAAGTAACTCCTT comes from the Phaseolus vulgaris cultivar G19833 chromosome 8, P. vulgaris v2.0, whole genome shotgun sequence genome and includes:
- the LOC137823638 gene encoding protein SICKLE, which codes for MEDSEQRKKRLREMRTQADHAEVSGGVEGFAMPGSLSNPLIETPLSMPSGDKSYAAPRFDFYTDPMSAFSSNKRNNTSIQAAPDSFPPNVGGSLMAQYSSPHPESTNPQMTLPPFQVSAAAYRNLDLSGPRGPAHDNFLFHPPSGGRYPNPRFEPSGGPLYNSALQGIAHQPSYSINPSPGYRNSPRPSYSPNPSPGDWNSPRPSYSPNPSAGDWDSPRPSYSPNPSPGYRNSPRPSYGPNPSPGYRNSPRPSYSSNPSPGYRSSPRPCYSPSPGQARGRGIWHNPRSSVSEQGSGRGPNFHGRWSNENAGPGPNRFYKSSMVEDPWNRLEPKIWEAITGSLHTSHIPEKVKPWISKSKSTIGEGSSAASVKSSSEPSLAEYLAAAFNEAANDAENV
- the LOC137823637 gene encoding VIN3-like protein 2, giving the protein MSGEESKGSAFLGTNTPYSGFLLDPAKWGVLSLPEKQRLVHEIARQSKDASNLLQTFTRRELLEIICAELGKERKYTGYTKSQMIEHLLKIISKNSNLHVIGNMPAPTRSCIGSKRKKKPASEDLQQAPLENIKEEIVKTFLCQNVACKATLNPEDSFCKRCSCCICHCYDDNKDPSLWLTCSSDLPNEESCGMSCHLQCALSNQMSGILKGSCGIKLDGAFCCVSCGKSNELMKTWRKQLLVAREARRMDILSLRISLAHRILVGTEMYKELQKIVESALKLLENEVGSLDHVYARMTRGIVSRLSCGAEVQRLCSTAIECFDSNFSDLLSVCVEKKDAPTCSIRFEECLPTSVVIVLEYNDKLLKNFLGCRLWHRVSTTDYPEQPTFIFLRPEKRFKLENLHPSTEYFCKASLFSSTGILGAAEAKWVTQCEPTNSAKAIACGGNRFRWSPQRSSGTGVEMCAQDHITTESANSDMKLSSRQHPGKPIILNIRGRFEEFLSKPQSLEPFSYKNLAAVSPSTPSKSYEMRQIPGLNSRKRSKENDYEYSVRVVKWLEHLGHIDEIFRVRFLTWFSLKATQQERRVVSAFVDALIDDPASLADQLIHTFSDEICCEQKPL